One window from the genome of Armatimonadia bacterium encodes:
- a CDS encoding glycoside hydrolase family 20 zincin-like fold domain-containing protein encodes MTLAALTLALSLLCPQPRQAELAPVTVLHLPVQIQAPAELAAPADLLRRELAALFGAASPDATGGTVVRLELAPSVLTRAEEYALEPTGSSVSLRAHDEQGMFWAVHTLAALLGQARRTPEGYEADVPKIRDWPDTAFRAFMIQGAWTPSAEEFKRNLEVLARQHVTYVALEFGPQVVLDFDPTIAKGGRFSKAQAREIIEYGRSLGLKPIAYLNMLGHLERAYQKPPYTQHGGIDLRSDEAYERFVYPILSEMLEVYGPVEYFHCGMDEAWELSKWLSGEGADVTGLLTRHIQRVNDFLKARGVKTVIWHDMLIAPNLREKLGAPVGPANGGPPQNTAGALASIPRDVVLDYWFYNPLDSYPALDYLRDQGFAVWASPWQSPFSLTRYAHARQVPVMGTLWSGPPGCFASARYSPVTGLYAQAVWNASAAPETVAPEPTLSAAVQRATSAVLWRRHSLDFPGKEALLLSPTGPKQISWPNKDLEQHYGVPLPTGNPVQLDPLPEVSKALRDVSKAAGVRFPGGATVALDGVNTARGEDQLILYAAPRDHTGTNIYGVEVSVSASGKVLSVAGYGTPDNAIPAGGFVLSAHSGPSGAKSRRVQNLRVGDAVAVFDAENNWLGGSAPTRLMVGLPDGQALYLDGQDTARDVDQLVLYHPGYGEGTTGTNAFGVEVVVREGKVSTVAVGNSAIPADGYVLSAHQGETGTKATALRTLKVGDAVRLLVDRGGDRADLSAVMAGRRIVYPVGARCSTLFLAMATQATSSNGTPMGEWMVRYAAGAPERIPVRYGREILAPSVDALPQYTEGPVWLVDQPPLRYLVREWQNPRPEDEIREISFEPAPALLEVGAQILSVTAATPR; translated from the coding sequence ATGACCCTGGCCGCCCTGACGCTGGCCCTTTCATTGCTCTGTCCGCAACCGCGGCAGGCAGAGCTTGCCCCAGTCACCGTTCTCCATCTGCCGGTGCAGATACAGGCTCCGGCGGAGTTGGCCGCACCGGCTGATCTGCTCCGTCGAGAGCTTGCCGCGCTCTTTGGTGCAGCGTCCCCAGATGCTACCGGGGGCACCGTCGTCCGGCTCGAACTGGCACCCTCCGTGTTAACGCGCGCGGAGGAGTATGCCCTCGAGCCTACGGGCAGCAGTGTCTCGCTCCGTGCTCATGATGAGCAGGGGATGTTCTGGGCCGTGCATACCCTCGCTGCGTTGCTCGGTCAGGCGCGTCGCACGCCGGAGGGCTATGAGGCGGACGTCCCGAAGATACGCGACTGGCCCGACACCGCCTTCCGGGCCTTCATGATCCAGGGAGCCTGGACGCCGAGCGCCGAGGAGTTCAAGCGCAACCTTGAGGTCCTGGCGCGGCAGCATGTCACCTACGTCGCGCTGGAGTTCGGCCCGCAGGTTGTTCTGGACTTCGACCCCACGATCGCGAAGGGCGGGCGCTTCAGCAAGGCCCAGGCCCGGGAGATCATCGAGTACGGGCGCAGTTTGGGCCTCAAGCCCATCGCCTACCTGAACATGCTGGGCCACCTGGAGCGCGCCTACCAGAAGCCGCCCTACACCCAGCACGGCGGCATCGACCTGCGCAGTGATGAGGCCTACGAGCGCTTCGTCTACCCGATCCTGTCGGAGATGCTCGAAGTCTACGGACCGGTTGAGTATTTCCACTGCGGGATGGACGAGGCCTGGGAGCTGTCCAAGTGGCTCTCCGGCGAGGGAGCCGACGTGACCGGCCTGCTAACGCGCCATATCCAGCGGGTCAACGACTTCCTCAAGGCGCGCGGCGTGAAGACGGTCATTTGGCACGACATGCTCATCGCTCCGAACCTGCGCGAGAAGCTCGGTGCGCCGGTCGGCCCGGCCAACGGTGGACCACCACAGAACACCGCGGGCGCACTCGCCTCGATCCCCCGAGACGTGGTGCTGGACTACTGGTTCTACAATCCGCTGGACTCCTATCCCGCGCTGGACTACCTGCGCGACCAGGGCTTTGCGGTGTGGGCGAGTCCCTGGCAGTCGCCCTTCTCGCTGACCCGCTATGCCCATGCTCGTCAGGTTCCCGTGATGGGAACGCTGTGGTCGGGACCTCCGGGGTGCTTCGCCTCGGCCCGGTACAGCCCGGTCACCGGGCTCTATGCTCAGGCAGTGTGGAATGCCTCGGCGGCCCCGGAGACCGTCGCACCTGAGCCGACCCTCTCCGCAGCGGTGCAGCGGGCGACCAGCGCGGTCCTCTGGCGCCGACACAGCCTGGACTTCCCGGGCAAGGAAGCACTGCTCTTGTCGCCGACCGGCCCGAAGCAGATCTCGTGGCCGAACAAAGACCTTGAGCAACACTACGGCGTCCCGCTACCCACAGGCAATCCGGTGCAACTGGACCCCTTGCCGGAAGTGAGCAAGGCCTTGCGCGACGTGTCCAAGGCAGCCGGCGTGCGATTCCCCGGCGGCGCGACGGTAGCCCTGGACGGCGTCAACACCGCACGTGGCGAGGACCAGCTCATCCTCTACGCTGCGCCGCGTGACCACACAGGGACGAACATCTACGGAGTCGAGGTGAGCGTAAGCGCCAGCGGCAAGGTGCTGTCGGTTGCGGGCTATGGGACACCCGACAACGCGATCCCGGCAGGTGGCTTCGTTCTGTCCGCGCACTCAGGTCCGAGCGGCGCTAAGAGCCGCCGTGTGCAGAATCTCCGCGTCGGCGATGCCGTGGCCGTCTTCGATGCCGAAAACAACTGGCTGGGTGGCTCGGCTCCGACGCGTCTGATGGTCGGGCTCCCCGACGGCCAAGCGCTCTACCTCGACGGCCAGGACACCGCCCGCGACGTCGATCAGCTCGTGCTCTATCATCCCGGGTACGGTGAGGGCACCACAGGCACCAATGCCTTCGGCGTTGAGGTGGTTGTCCGCGAGGGCAAGGTCAGCACAGTCGCTGTCGGCAACTCCGCGATCCCGGCGGACGGGTATGTCCTGTCTGCTCATCAGGGCGAGACCGGAACCAAGGCTACAGCCCTGCGGACCCTCAAGGTGGGCGATGCGGTGCGTCTGCTGGTGGACAGGGGAGGCGACCGCGCCGATCTCAGCGCTGTGATGGCCGGGCGCCGGATCGTCTACCCGGTCGGGGCACGCTGCAGCACCCTTTTCCTCGCAATGGCGACGCAGGCCACGAGCTCCAACGGCACGCCGATGGGCGAGTGGATGGTTCGCTACGCAGCCGGTGCGCCAGAGCGGATTCCGGTGCGCTATGGCCGCGAGATACTGGCTCCCTCCGTCGACGCCCTGCCGCAGTACACGGAGGGCCCGGTGTGGCTTGTAGATCAGCCGCCGCTCCGGTACCTGGTGCGGGAGTGGCAGAACCCACGTCCGGAAGACGAGATCCGGGAGATCAGCTTCGAGCCTGCTCCGGCGCTGCTGGAAGTCGGCGCACAGATCCTCTCGGTAACCGCCGCAACGCCCCGCTGA